TTATAAAACACATTGCAAATTACGCATTGATACCAAGCGCACTTCTTGAAGGCATTACAACCTTGCAATCTCATAAAAGGATACAGAAATGAATCATAGTAATGATACTCTCAAGATTGGCTCACATACTTTTACATCGCGCCTCATTGTTGGGAGTGGGAAATACAAAGACTTTGCTATCACCAAAGAAGCGACTCTAGCAAGTGGCGCAGAAATCATCACCGTTGCTGTTCGGCGTGTAAATATTATGGATAACAAAAGTGAGAATCTTCTTGAAACTTTTAAAGACACAAAGATTGAGTTTTTGCCCAATTCTGCTGGGTGTGTAAATGCCAAAGAAGCAATCACGCTTTTTCGCCTTGTCAAAGAAGCCACAGGCATTGATTTTATAAAACTTGAAATCATAGGCGATACAGATAAAACACTCTACCCTGATGTTATGGAGAGTTTAGAAGCCACAGAGATTCTTGCAAAAGAGGGCTTTTGTGTGTTAGCCTATACTAATGATGACCCTATTATGGCAAAGCGACTTGAAAATGCAGGAGCAAGTGCGATTATGCCTCTTGCCGCGCCTATTGGGAGCGGACTTGGAATCCAAAACCGCTATAATATTGCTTTTATCAAAGAAGCGGTAAAAGTGCCTGTGATTGTTGATGCAGGCGTAGGCTGTGCGAGCGATGCAAGTATTGCTATGGAGCTAG
This DNA window, taken from Helicobacter sp. MIT 21-1697, encodes the following:
- a CDS encoding thiazole synthase, with translation MNHSNDTLKIGSHTFTSRLIVGSGKYKDFAITKEATLASGAEIITVAVRRVNIMDNKSENLLETFKDTKIEFLPNSAGCVNAKEAITLFRLVKEATGIDFIKLEIIGDTDKTLYPDVMESLEATEILAKEGFCVLAYTNDDPIMAKRLENAGASAIMPLAAPIGSGLGIQNRYNIAFIKEAVKVPVIVDAGVGCASDASIAMELGADAVLTNTAIAQAQNPVVMAEAMKYAVKAGRLSYLAGRIPRKAYASASSPIEGMAQLS